DNA from Canis lupus familiaris isolate Mischka breed German Shepherd chromosome 9, alternate assembly UU_Cfam_GSD_1.0, whole genome shotgun sequence:
AGTTTGTTTGAAATCGCGATCCACGGGGTATATTTATAATCGCacctttaagaaaaatctttttgcaggcctctcctccccccacagcCAGCCGCTCAGCTGGCGGGGCTTCTGCAAGCGAAGGTACCTCGCGGTGGGGGAGCACCACCTGCCGCACGGTGCCGCACCCACACCGAGAAGCCAGTCTGTGGGCTTGGTAGCCCCAGGCTGGACGACGTAATGGAGCGGCCTGGCCGCTCTTcccggcgccccccacccccacccccaggagcgGTGGCCGCCCATTCACCCCCGATCGACCCACAGCTATggaatttcatttattaaatgtcgAGGCGGCTACTGGCAGCTCCATCGCTTGGctgtctttgtttctctgctgTGTGGGCGCGTCTCGAGCACGTGGCAGCTGGAGGGCGCAGACCCGAGGAAAGGCGACCTGGGTTTGGTCTAGGGCCGCCTGGCAAAGAGACCCGGCTGCTAAGGGCATAGGTCCCCCAATCCTGGCCGAGCTCCCCGTCTCCCAGAACTCCCAACACTTTTCAGGGGAAGAATGATTCACCCCGTCGCCCCCTCCCGCCCGCCAGCTCTACCTCCGGGCTGGCCCGGGGACTACCTGGGAGTGGCCCAGGCAAGAAGCCACACTCTAAACTTTGTTCCGGAAGACCCCAGCCCCGCCACTGCGGAGCTTCTGGGCCCGAGACTAGGGATAAAAGGGTTCCAGGATCTCCCTCTGGAGACGTCTCCACCTCAGGAAGCAagacagtagaaaaagaaatatgagacaaGGTTCTATAAACAATTTAATGAGGAAACAAACGTACAGGCATTCTTCTGGCCACTCCTAGCcgtccctcccccgccccagccccttccccaacTCCGGCTGCAGCCACAACACTCTGCTGACCCCTCGTGGTGGAGGTGGGCAGCGGTTCCCGGTTGCCCGAGACGCCGCCAGCTGGCTCCTCCCAGGCTGGAGAAAGGGGCGAGGCAGTCCATTCCTCCTTTATCCTTTCCCGCCTGGGCCTGGCACCGCAGggtgtggaggaggaaggagagaagaccACACAAAGAAACCTGAGAGAGGCGCGGAGAGTTTGCAAGCTTTTGCTAGCACCTCCCACACAAACATTTCTTGGATTGTTCTAAGTAGGGCTGGTATGGAATCCCTAATTCCTGTCCTGTTCTAAGGTGGACTCAGGAAGGCACAGTGCCCGGTCCTGCCACCTGTCTCGGTCCACCCGGTTGCGGGCGGGATGCGCTGTTTCTCAGGGCAGTTACTATCCTTAGCTCACCCCAGTAGGTAGTATTTGGAGTCCGATTTCGAGGTGAGTGGtctgagaagacagaaaatgtaAGCAATTTGCCTACGGCTAGGCGGTTAGTAAGGAGGAATTCGAACTCTGGTTTGGAGGGACCGGGCCACGCCTCTAGGTGCTTCCAGTCCCCGCAATAGGCAGCCCCCGAGGTCAATTACACTTTTACTACAGCGTCTTCAGGGACGCTTCTGGAAGGATCTCTCTGCCCTGGGGTTATCAGGAAGAAGGTCTTCTCTGCAATCAGTCACTTCCTCTCCCGAGGGGACCACAACCGGGTGGAGGTGGTTAAGCTGCCACCTGCTGCTTTCTCCGCCCAGCCCCACTCTGGTCCTTGCAGAGGACAGCACATAGCGGGAGGGGACTGTCCTTCCAGCATTCGTGGTCATTCCCTTTGTAATGTCAAGTGTGGAAgatggaatttaattttttttgggggggggaatttaattttctaataggGCAGGGAAGACTCCTACATAATACTTCACCGTGCCAGATAGATAGATCCCTAGTTGCTCTGGCGACCTTTGGTACTAATATCCCGCACCTTTCTCAGGAGCCCCCTCCATCAGTCACTCTCCTTGGAATCTGGATCCCTCCTCACGTTCCACCGGGATCCAAACTCAATCCTCAAGGCCGCACCTTCCTTCCAGAGCAAGGCCTGtggccccttccctcctcagCGAAATGCAAAACGCCTGTGGGTGGGGGTGCACCCCAGTCCAGCCCGCGGCGTCGGGACACGGTCTCCGTTCGGGCCAGGCCTgactcccttccccaccctctcaggggagcgggggcgggggcgggggcggggacagTGTGGGACCCTCTCCGGCCACCCGCCGCCCGCAGTTTCACGAGGCGGACTACATGCCCCATGATGCCACGGGGCCGGGCTACCACAAGCTCTGCCCCGGGCACCCgggtccccctcccctctcccccacatcCCCGCGCCTCTCGCCGGCCGCTCGGGCTGAGGGCCGGGCAATGCAGCTGCAGGGAGCCGGGGGCTGCGGGCGCGCGTCCCTGCGGCGGCGTCCCCGGGGTTCGCGCCCCGTGCGCCCCCACGCCCGCTGCGGGCGCCTGCTCCCTCCGCCGAGCGGCGTCTTTGTGTGCGGGGGTGTGGGAGGTGAGGCGCGAGTCCGCGCCGCGCCGCCGAGCGCCCGCTCCCTCCCCGGGCGGGTGGGGGCCTCTCCGCGCCGCCCGCCACCGCCTCGCGAGGACGCCCgcggcccgcgccgcccccgcccgccggcgCCGCTCGCACATGCCCGAGCCGCAGCCCTGCGAGCAGGCAGcgccggccccccgccccgcggccccgggccccggtTCCGGCGCCGTCCCCCCTCCCCGGCCGGGCGCCGCGGCCCCGGCATGAGGAGCGGGCGATGATCCCAGCCAACGCCTCCGCCAGGAAGGGGCCCGAGGGCAAGTACCCGCTGCACTACCTCGTGTGGCACAACCGCCACCGCGAGCTGGAGAAAGAGGTCCGCGCGGGCCAGGTAGGAGCGCCGTCGGGGCGCCCGGGGACCCCACGGCCGGGCACGCCCGCCggctgtggggagggggcgcggcgcgGGCTGTCCCGCCTCCCTGGCGAGTTTGCAGAGCTTCTTTGTTCCCAGCCGCGGCTTTTGTGCTTGTTGACCGGGTGAGGGTGATGGGAGCGGCCCCCGCCCGCTCCGCTCGGGCTgggacgggggagggggcgcaCGTGCTTGGGACCCTCCCGGGTTggggtcggggccggggcgcggTGCCCCTCCTCGGCCGAGGCggagggctgcggggaggggctGCCGGCTCGGGGCTGTGCTCCATGTGGTGGGAGAGTCCACGGAGCAGCCGAGCGGCGACACCTCCCGCGCGAGTGTGCGGAGGTGGGCAAGGCCTGCGTCGGGAGGGGGTCACAGGTCAGGGATCGGAGACTAGGCGGCGACACTCCCGGGCATCCCGGCCCCACCCAGTGCCCTCTACCCTCGGGCCGAGCGCTACCTCTGTTTGCTCGGATTGGATCCCTCAGACCCCAGCGCCCTCTGCCTTGGGGAGCGAAGAAAGagaccctccccgccccccattgGGACCGCCCAGAGGGCCTTGTCCAGGTGCTGAAAGGAGCTCTCCTGCCCTCTGGTGCTGGGGCCTGGCTCCTGGGCGCTGAGGAAGCCTGGGGGCCACTGGCTGCAGGAAGGATTTGAGGTTCTTTACACAGAGCGGGCTCCCTGGTTCCTGCCAGTCAGTGAGGACGGGCGGGTCTGCCGGCTTTGGCTGGGTGGTGGCCTCCCAGAAGACAGGCTGAGGGATGGGGTCTTTCGGTCATTCTTCGGGACCAAAGCAGGCCCAGTTCACAGGTAGCTCTCAAATCTGCCTTTGGTCCCCAGGCCACAGACGGGCGTTTGGGGTATGGACAACTCACCGTCCAGGGTGGGGAAGCTGGAGCCAGAGCTGGGCCCAGCCTGCCCTTGCCCTGGTTTGCCTCAAGTTGAGGCCTGCAGACTTGGCccagatcccaagaccctgggggcATGGGAGGGGTTCGTTCAGGAGTTGTCCCCTTGGGGAATATGCCTTTTGAGGGCCACTTCCTGAGTCACAGGAAGTTCAGTTTGAGGAGCTGTCTGCTTCCCAAAGGACAAGTGAGCTAGAGAGCAAGGTGAGGGTCAGAGAGTCTCTGAAGTCCATCACTGAACCCTCAGAGCAACAAAGCATCTGCCTCTGCATAGTAGCCCTAGGAACTGTTGGGGTGACTTGAACCTCCAAGCCTCTGAGCTGGCTGGTATATCTACCTACATTCTACCTCTGCTTAGACAAGGGCACTCCAAGTTGCTTCTCGGACCGTGCCTCTGTCTGTCCATCATAAAGGAAGTGGTTTGCAGCCATACAGCCCTGATAAGGGAAGCGAGGCCTGAGTGATAGGTACCCCTGGGGGACGAAGATGAACAAACCAGGCACATCCCCTGCTCTCAAAGAGCCCCTGTTCTGGTGATGTGAGTGTGAACAGGGAGTAGTGTGATGTGCTGGGTGCTAAGACAATCCAGTCTCTTCTGACACTTTACTGTTTCTCTTCCTTGAGGGCCAAAGAAGACAAGCTTTCAACACAGGTTACAGCTGGAGGGATTTAAATCTGATCTGAGAGGAACTTCCTGATGGAGTGATTGATGATTGGTCCAAGGATTGTTAGGCAGAAGGCGAGTGGCTGAATCTCCAGAACGACTCCGTTGCACTCCCTTGTCTGAGGGGTGGGTGGTTCTCTCCTTGCTGAGATCAGAGAGAGGCAAAATGCCCTAGGAGAAAAGACTCTCACCTAGGCCTCTCTGAGTGACAATACTCAAGTCAGCCATCTTGCTGGAGCGAGacttgggggggggcggggagcactGGACCCCGCTGCATGTGTGTTTCTCTTTCCGGTTGCCACGGAAACTCACGGAAACTCGGGCCTCACCCTTGTCCTCACCCACTCACCTGCACTTCCCTGCTGGGCTAGTGTTTCCTTGAAAGGGATGCTGCCTGCCTGATCCAGGATAGCAGTATAGCGGGGAATGTCAGGGACTGGTTGATGTTAACCCTTGTTCAACCACAAAGGAGTGAGGCCCAGTCCTCTCTTTCGCTCCAAGGGTGCCAAGAAAAGGAATGCCAGTCTGTCTGCGTGAGAGAGGCCCCTGGATGTATCTCTACTCTAGGACTGACCCAGAGTGGCCCTTGAATCCAAATGTGTACTACTCAGGGTCCCAGGGAGAGCCGAGGGCCCCCCCAACCCAGCCCTTTCCTGCAGGGGATGGGCCAGGGGGCAGCCACCTAACATCATAATGAAGCACCTTATGCCCTAGGCATCCCAGCAGGGGTTTCCTGATCTCTGGTCTTCTTAGCACCAACTGTCACAGAAAATATGCAGGCTTTCTTTAAGCACACAGCAGCTGGGTTTCCCTGGTCCTCATTGGCATAGTTGCCTCTCCTGCACTCCAAGAAAGCCCCACAGAGGCCCTCCCATGGGCAGAATGGGCAATGCTGGCAGGCTGGGGAAGGGGATGACCTGGCAGGCAGGCTTTGGAGCAGGTTTGTTGGCTTTgctcagtgccccccacccccacagttCTTTTTCGGGGCTGGAAGCAGGGAttggtggggagatgggaggTGCTCATCAGGTGTTTTGGTGAAGGGGAGGGTCTGTGACCACCCATAGCTGGTACCCAGCAGTATAATGATTGTTGGGTGCCCTGTTTCCTGTCATACACAGGCCTGCCAGgttgggagggggcggggggctgtaGGCCAGTGGATGTGCCAGTTTCCCCCTGGCTGGTAAGGCCCTGAGGTTGGGTCAGCTGGCTGTGTTCTTGAGTCACAAGTCCCCACTAGTCCCTGGGGGTTGGGAGGTGGAGGTTAGGCTGTAAAGCTCCCTGTGGGAGGGCCAAGGGGAGCAAAGTTCTTCCCCTGGCAACAGACACTCTGGAGGGGGCCAGACTAGGTTCCCAAGGGAACATTTTCTTTCCTAGGGCTGCCTCCATCATGGTCCTCCTCTCTGATTGCCTCCGTTCACCCTCCTGACCTATAGGCAGGAAAGATGGGATTGTGGGGGCCCCAGATGCTCAGACAGAGGCTGCCCCACCCAAGGTACATGGTGTGTCCTGGAGCACCTGTGATCCCCTCTCTCCCTAAAATAGTCCCACATCTGATGAGTTGGGAAGCTCAGGAGAGGGACCCACAAGACCTAGAAACCAAAACCAATGTGTCtgggaagcaggggaggggccgcATGGGAGAATAGTCAGCAAGTGCTGCCCTCACCCACCTTGAGGAAGCATCTGGCCTCTCTCTGACCCTTGAGTGAGCTCAGGCCTACCTGGTGGGAAGGCTGGGAAGCAGTGAGTACCCCAGACTCTGGTTGTCCTCCTTGGGGGTAGGGGAGGCAagggagcagggaaaggagaGCAAGGCTGAGCATACAAGGCTCTGTGCCCATCACCTTTCTCTTCCAGCTGTACACTTTGGTGTGTCCTTGTAAGATTTCATCTAAACAAAGTGTTCTGCTAATGTTAAACAAGTTTGCAAAACACCCTGCTAGTGCCTG
Protein-coding regions in this window:
- the LOC119876655 gene encoding formin-like protein 7 isoform X2; protein product: MLPHTRVPRVHPAPIPAAAKCQSALLLGPGPGWPGPGLGARPLLPPQPAAQLAGLLQAKVPRGGGAPPAARCRTHTEKPVCGLGSPRLDDVMERPGRSSRRPPPPPPGAVAAHSPPIDPQLWNFIY
- the LOC119876655 gene encoding uncharacterized protein LOC119876655 isoform X1, which produces MDAQVYPCLPAKNTSIPHPCCRPERKESGQFLKASRGVTTVPVGSNIHSAFVLYTSTVFLGHCRPLLPPQPAAQLAGLLQAKVPRGGGAPPAARCRTHTEKPVCGLGSPRLDDVMERPGRSSRRPPPPPPGAVAAHSPPIDPQLWNFIY